A part of Saliniradius amylolyticus genomic DNA contains:
- a CDS encoding cytochrome b, whose product MSQGILNWIEKRIPMMRVAKMHAIEYPAPKNMNFWYVFGFLATIVLINQIVTGIWLTMSFVPSAEGAFASVEYIMREVDYGYIIRYMHSTGASAFFIVVYMHMFRGMIYGSYQKPRELIWLFGMFIYLALMAEAFMGYVLPWGQMSYWGAQVIVSLFGAIPVIGEDLTVWIQGDYVISGATLNRFFALHVIALPLVLVILVFLHIVALHEVGSNNPDGVDVKRPKGSVAEEDKTPYKMHEYYTKKYDIINDVVPFFPHIVLKDLVAFCFFLAAFAYVMFFNPEMGGYFLEAPNFEQANPLKTPEHIFPVWYFTPFYAILKAVPDKLFGVIAMFAAIALLALLPWIDRGKVRSWRYRCGLHKYNLLMFAVVFIFLGYLGGTPQQDWKVIASQICTFLYFGFFALLWLYSKNEKTKPLPERVTK is encoded by the coding sequence ATGAGTCAAGGTATTCTCAATTGGATTGAAAAGCGCATCCCGATGATGCGAGTGGCGAAAATGCACGCCATTGAGTATCCCGCACCTAAGAATATGAACTTCTGGTATGTGTTCGGGTTTCTGGCCACCATCGTATTGATCAACCAGATCGTTACCGGTATCTGGCTGACCATGAGCTTTGTGCCTTCGGCGGAAGGCGCTTTCGCCTCGGTCGAGTACATCATGCGTGAAGTCGATTACGGCTACATCATCCGGTACATGCATTCCACGGGCGCCTCTGCGTTCTTTATCGTGGTGTATATGCACATGTTCCGCGGCATGATTTATGGGTCCTATCAGAAGCCCCGGGAGCTCATCTGGCTGTTCGGTATGTTCATCTATCTGGCGCTGATGGCTGAGGCTTTCATGGGCTATGTATTGCCATGGGGCCAAATGTCCTATTGGGGCGCGCAGGTGATTGTCTCCCTGTTTGGTGCCATTCCGGTTATCGGTGAAGACCTGACCGTATGGATCCAGGGCGACTACGTGATTTCCGGTGCGACACTCAACCGCTTCTTTGCACTGCACGTTATCGCGTTGCCGTTGGTGCTGGTTATCCTGGTCTTTCTGCACATCGTGGCCCTGCACGAAGTGGGTTCGAATAACCCGGATGGTGTGGATGTGAAGCGACCTAAAGGCTCTGTCGCTGAAGAGGACAAAACGCCGTATAAGATGCACGAGTACTACACTAAAAAGTACGACATCATCAACGACGTGGTACCGTTCTTCCCGCATATCGTGCTGAAAGACTTGGTGGCGTTCTGCTTCTTCCTGGCCGCTTTTGCCTATGTCATGTTCTTTAACCCAGAGATGGGAGGCTACTTCCTGGAGGCGCCGAACTTTGAACAGGCCAACCCACTGAAGACTCCTGAGCACATCTTCCCGGTATGGTATTTCACGCCATTCTACGCCATCTTGAAGGCGGTTCCGGATAAGCTGTTTGGTGTTATTGCCATGTTTGCAGCGATCGCCTTGCTGGCATTGCTGCCTTGGATTGACCGCGGAAAGGTTCGCTCCTGGCGCTATCGTTGTGGTCTGCACAAGTACAACTTATTGATGTTTGCCGTTGTATTTATCTTCCTTGGATATTTAGGTGGCACGCCTCAACAGGATTGGAAAGTTATTGCTTCGCAAATTTGTACCTTCCTGTACTTCGGCTTCTTTGCCCTGCTGTGGTTATACAGTAAGAATGAGAAAACTAAGCCATTGCCAGAGAGGGTGACAAAATGA
- the petA gene encoding ubiquinol-cytochrome c reductase iron-sulfur subunit, which translates to MSNAPVNSSRRRFLTIATSVVGGVGVVGAAVPFIASWNPSARAKAAGADVEVDISKMQPGQLLRVEWRSKPVWIVRRTPELLDALKQHEDQLKDPNSEEPQQPEFAKNYHRALKPEYLVTVGICTHLGCSPQHKKNGAFEENVEGVKDGFFCPCHGSKFDMAGRVFSGVPAPLNLQIPPYQFIDDNTILVGSSEGAA; encoded by the coding sequence ATGAGCAATGCGCCAGTAAATAGTAGTCGGCGCCGCTTTCTGACTATCGCCACCTCGGTGGTCGGCGGTGTCGGGGTAGTCGGTGCGGCCGTACCTTTTATTGCTTCCTGGAACCCCAGTGCCCGGGCGAAAGCCGCCGGTGCGGATGTGGAAGTGGATATCAGTAAAATGCAGCCCGGTCAGCTTTTGCGCGTCGAATGGCGCAGTAAGCCAGTATGGATTGTCAGACGCACGCCCGAACTATTGGACGCGCTGAAACAGCACGAAGACCAGTTGAAGGACCCGAATTCGGAAGAGCCTCAGCAGCCTGAGTTTGCCAAAAACTATCACCGAGCGCTAAAGCCTGAGTATCTGGTCACCGTGGGAATTTGTACCCACCTGGGTTGCTCACCACAGCATAAGAAAAATGGTGCCTTCGAAGAGAATGTCGAAGGGGTAAAAGACGGCTTCTTCTGCCCCTGTCACGGCTCCAAATTTGATATGGCCGGTCGGGTTTTCAGTGGCGTACCTGCTCCGCTTAACCTGCAAATCCCGCCCTATCAGTTTATTGATGACAACACCATTCTGGTTGGTTCTTCAGAGGGAGCGGCATAA
- the rpsI gene encoding 30S ribosomal protein S9 produces MADNQYYGTGRRKSSTARVFLRPGSGKITVNKRSLEEFFGRDTNRMVVRQPLELVEMTDKFDLYITVSGGGTNGQAGAIRHGITRALMEYDESLRGDLRKAGFVTRDARQVERKKVGLHKARRRPQFSKR; encoded by the coding sequence ATGGCTGATAATCAATACTACGGCACCGGTCGCCGCAAAAGCTCCACTGCTCGCGTATTCTTGCGCCCTGGTAGTGGCAAAATCACAGTAAACAAGCGCTCTTTGGAAGAGTTCTTCGGTCGTGACACTAACCGCATGGTAGTGCGCCAGCCTCTTGAGCTGGTAGAAATGACCGATAAGTTTGACCTGTACATCACCGTTTCTGGCGGTGGTACAAATGGTCAGGCGGGCGCCATTCGCCACGGTATCACCCGTGCGCTGATGGAATACGATGAAAGCCTGCGCGGTGATCTGCGTAAAGCTGGTTTCGTTACCCGTGATGCTCGTCAGGTTGAACGTAAGAAGGTGGGTCTGCACAAAGCACGTCGCCGTCCTCAGTTCTCCAAGCGTTAA
- the rplM gene encoding 50S ribosomal protein L13, whose amino-acid sequence MKTFVAKPETVKRDWYVIDATDKTLGRLSTEIARRLRGKHKPEYTPHVDTGDYIVVINAEKVRVTGNKFWDKKYYSYTGYAGGLKETTFEKLQAEKPEQIIEKAVKGMLPKGPLGRAMYRKMKVYAGSEHQHAAQQPQVLEL is encoded by the coding sequence ATGAAAACTTTTGTTGCAAAGCCAGAAACTGTGAAACGTGACTGGTACGTTATCGACGCGACCGACAAGACGTTGGGACGCCTCTCTACCGAGATCGCTCGTCGTCTGCGCGGTAAGCATAAGCCAGAATACACCCCTCACGTCGATACCGGCGATTACATTGTTGTGATCAATGCCGAGAAAGTACGTGTGACCGGTAATAAATTCTGGGATAAGAAGTATTACTCATACACCGGTTATGCTGGTGGCTTGAAAGAAACTACTTTCGAAAAGCTGCAAGCAGAAAAACCTGAGCAGATCATCGAAAAAGCGGTAAAAGGCATGTTGCCAAAAGGTCCTCTGGGCCGCGCTATGTATCGCAAGATGAAAGTATACGCTGGTTCTGAGCATCAACATGCCGCTCAGCAACCTCAGGTTTTAGAATTATAA
- the zapE gene encoding cell division protein ZapE: MTPWQKYQQDLTQDSFVYDKAQEQAVKHLQRLYDDLVAEEHNPGLLSKLKFVFSGQSRNRIKGLYFWGGVGRGKTYLVDTFYECLPLSRKMRIHFHRFMHRVHNEMKALSGAQDPLKTVAAKLADEARVICFDEFFVSDITDAMILGTLFEYLFSHNVVLVATSNIVPDDLYRNGLQRARFLPAIDLINQHTEVVNVDSGVDYRLRTLEQAEIYHYPLDETATTNLYRYFDELAPEAGHEGKAITIENRRIQTLKEADGVLMAEFKALCDGPRSQTDYMELSRIYHSVLVANVTQMGQGTDDIARRFIAMVDEFYERQVKLILSADVPMEALYTDGQLSFEFRRCLSRLKEMQSHDYLAREHLP, translated from the coding sequence ATGACCCCGTGGCAAAAATATCAACAGGACCTGACACAGGATAGCTTTGTTTATGACAAAGCGCAGGAGCAAGCGGTCAAACACTTGCAGCGGTTATATGATGACTTGGTGGCCGAAGAGCATAACCCCGGGTTGCTGAGTAAGCTGAAGTTTGTGTTTTCAGGCCAGTCCCGTAATCGCATTAAGGGTCTGTACTTCTGGGGAGGGGTCGGGCGTGGTAAAACCTATCTGGTGGATACCTTCTACGAATGCCTGCCGCTGAGCCGCAAGATGCGCATTCACTTTCACCGGTTTATGCACCGGGTTCATAATGAAATGAAGGCGCTGTCCGGCGCGCAGGACCCGCTTAAAACGGTCGCGGCCAAATTGGCCGACGAAGCGCGGGTCATCTGTTTCGATGAGTTTTTTGTATCCGATATTACCGATGCCATGATTCTGGGGACGCTGTTTGAGTATCTGTTCAGCCATAATGTGGTGTTGGTGGCAACGTCCAATATTGTGCCCGATGATCTATACCGTAATGGTCTTCAGCGCGCGCGCTTCTTACCCGCTATTGACCTTATCAACCAACACACTGAGGTGGTGAATGTGGATAGCGGGGTTGATTACCGTCTGCGAACGCTGGAGCAGGCGGAGATATACCATTACCCATTGGATGAGACGGCGACCACCAACCTATACCGCTACTTTGACGAACTGGCACCGGAAGCCGGGCATGAGGGAAAGGCGATTACCATAGAGAACCGACGCATCCAGACGTTGAAAGAAGCGGACGGGGTTTTGATGGCGGAATTTAAAGCCCTTTGTGACGGGCCGCGCAGTCAGACCGACTATATGGAGCTCAGCCGGATATATCATTCGGTATTGGTGGCGAACGTCACCCAGATGGGCCAGGGTACGGATGACATCGCCCGGCGTTTTATCGCCATGGTGGATGAGTTTTACGAGCGTCAGGTGAAGTTGATTTTGTCGGCCGATGTGCCGATGGAAGCACTCTATACAGACGGGCAGTTGAGCTTTGAGTTTCGCCGTTGTCTTAGCCGGTTAAAAGAGATGCAGTCTCACGATTATCTGGCCCGGGAGCACTTGCCCTGA
- a CDS encoding ZapG family protein, producing the protein MDWLVGLLLLACGVVIGFFVGRFLHRKHNGAASQQQIEQTIKQVLFEQADAHIGECRQILDTIDTQSQHLRQELQHYESLLQPQEDDSAPKLNFFGDQASAYLRHQRPHKEYAPKPTGAQPQDYANDGSGLFSGSKNKQTNQS; encoded by the coding sequence ATGGATTGGCTCGTCGGATTATTACTATTGGCTTGTGGTGTGGTGATCGGCTTTTTCGTAGGTCGTTTTTTACACCGTAAACATAACGGCGCTGCCTCGCAGCAGCAAATTGAGCAAACCATCAAACAGGTGCTCTTTGAGCAGGCCGATGCTCATATCGGTGAGTGCCGTCAGATCCTGGATACCATTGACACTCAAAGCCAGCATCTACGCCAGGAGTTACAACACTATGAAAGCCTGCTTCAACCTCAGGAAGACGACAGCGCGCCCAAACTGAACTTCTTTGGCGATCAGGCCTCTGCTTACCTGCGACACCAGCGCCCTCATAAAGAATATGCGCCCAAGCCTACCGGGGCGCAGCCGCAAGACTATGCGAATGATGGCAGTGGTCTGTTCAGCGGTTCAAAAAACAAGCAAACAAACCAGAGTTAA
- a CDS encoding DegQ family serine endoprotease, whose amino-acid sequence MKSPAIRFLAMSLLILSGITLSSHAALPFFGEDEKQVPSLAPMLEEITPAVVSISVKGTQVSRQQIPEMFKFFFGPNMPDEQRQERPFRGLGSGVIIDAEKGYVVTNNHVVDNADEIVVKLTDGRELEAKKIGSDERSDIALLQVDADNLTAVTVADSDKLRVGDFVVAIGNPFGLNQTVTSGIVSALGRTNLNIVGNGSYEDFIQTDAAINRGNSGGALVNLNGELIGINTAIYGPNGGNVGIGFAIPSTMMKNLVDQIVQYGEVRRGLLGIIGGNLDSDLAQAMNIGINQGAFVREVSPDSAAEKGGIQAGDIITSVDGKDIRSFTELRAKIGTLGAGTEVELTLLREGETRKVKVVLDEFAAQDVAARQLHPLLEGATFADGETEQGLAGVEVSELAPRSPAAQLGLKEGDVIVGLNRQRVESVAALRNYLKDHEGVVALNVKRGRKSLYLVIR is encoded by the coding sequence ATGAAAAGCCCCGCAATACGATTCCTGGCCATGAGCCTGCTGATATTGTCTGGCATTACTTTGAGCAGCCATGCTGCGCTGCCGTTTTTTGGTGAAGACGAAAAGCAGGTTCCTTCGCTGGCGCCCATGCTGGAAGAGATTACCCCAGCGGTAGTGAGCATCTCGGTTAAAGGCACTCAGGTGTCCCGGCAGCAAATTCCCGAGATGTTTAAATTTTTCTTCGGTCCCAACATGCCTGACGAGCAGCGCCAGGAACGTCCGTTCCGAGGGTTAGGCTCAGGGGTGATCATCGACGCCGAAAAAGGCTATGTGGTCACCAACAATCATGTGGTGGATAACGCCGATGAAATCGTGGTGAAACTCACCGACGGGCGTGAACTGGAAGCGAAGAAAATTGGCTCCGATGAACGCAGCGATATCGCGCTGCTGCAGGTGGATGCCGACAACCTGACTGCGGTTACCGTAGCGGACTCCGATAAACTGCGTGTGGGGGATTTTGTGGTGGCCATCGGCAATCCGTTCGGTCTGAATCAAACCGTCACTTCCGGCATTGTCAGCGCGTTGGGACGCACCAACCTGAACATTGTTGGTAATGGTAGCTACGAAGACTTTATTCAGACTGATGCCGCCATCAATCGCGGCAATTCTGGCGGTGCTCTGGTCAACCTCAATGGTGAGCTAATCGGCATCAATACTGCCATCTATGGTCCCAATGGCGGCAACGTGGGCATTGGTTTTGCGATTCCCTCCACCATGATGAAGAATCTGGTCGACCAAATTGTTCAATATGGTGAAGTACGCCGTGGTCTACTGGGCATCATTGGCGGTAATCTGGATTCTGACCTGGCCCAGGCCATGAATATCGGTATTAATCAGGGCGCCTTCGTGCGTGAGGTGAGCCCAGATTCTGCGGCTGAGAAAGGTGGCATTCAGGCCGGAGATATCATCACCTCAGTGGATGGCAAAGACATCCGTTCTTTCACCGAGCTTCGAGCCAAGATAGGCACACTGGGTGCCGGTACCGAGGTTGAACTGACTTTGCTACGAGAAGGCGAAACACGCAAGGTTAAGGTAGTCCTGGATGAGTTCGCCGCTCAGGATGTGGCCGCTCGTCAATTGCATCCTTTGTTGGAAGGCGCCACTTTTGCGGATGGAGAAACCGAGCAAGGCCTGGCCGGTGTCGAGGTCTCCGAGTTAGCACCGCGCTCACCGGCTGCCCAGCTCGGGCTGAAAGAAGGCGATGTGATCGTCGGCCTGAATCGCCAGCGAGTGGAGAGCGTAGCCGCACTGCGCAACTACCTCAAAGATCATGAGGGTGTGGTGGCTCTGAATGTCAAACGGGGACGAAAATCTCTGTATCTGGTTATTCGTTAA
- a CDS encoding trypsin-like peptidase domain-containing protein has product MSQRTWGYFLVKAVLLGFVVAAVLLILIPDLRQNSGLSLNLFDRQNPNPAPMSFHNAINASAPAVVNIYSTSYDNRSLLFRRQAVERTSLGSGVIMTETGHILTCYHVIQNAERIHVMLQDGQILEAQQVGQDPHTDLAVLKIDAQNLPVIPQQPTQNTKVGDVVLAIGNPYNLGQTITQGIVSATGRAGLSNYLGSNYADFIQMDAVLNEGNSGGALVDSNGTLVGINNANFKTLDSHRRVKDVAGIFFAVPYELAKRVMDDIIAHGRVIRGYLGIGAEEVPGQPGILVTGVDPTGPAAQGGLRPEDILLKLNNQPIESAHSAMDQVAETQPGTEVEFELLRGGSTHKVAVTIAELQSG; this is encoded by the coding sequence GTGAGTCAGAGAACCTGGGGCTATTTCCTCGTCAAAGCCGTGCTATTGGGATTCGTCGTCGCCGCAGTGCTATTGATACTGATCCCCGATCTGCGACAAAACTCTGGCCTGAGTCTGAACTTATTCGATCGCCAGAACCCAAATCCGGCACCGATGAGCTTTCACAACGCCATCAATGCGTCAGCCCCGGCGGTAGTGAATATATACAGTACCAGTTACGACAACCGATCGCTGTTGTTTCGTCGACAGGCGGTAGAAAGAACCAGTCTGGGATCCGGTGTAATCATGACCGAAACCGGTCATATCCTGACCTGTTACCATGTCATCCAAAACGCCGAACGTATTCATGTCATGCTCCAGGATGGCCAGATTCTGGAGGCCCAGCAGGTCGGCCAGGATCCGCATACCGATCTGGCAGTGCTGAAGATCGACGCTCAAAACCTGCCGGTGATTCCGCAGCAACCGACTCAAAATACAAAAGTGGGCGATGTCGTGCTCGCCATCGGTAACCCCTACAACCTGGGACAAACCATTACTCAAGGCATCGTCAGTGCCACCGGTCGCGCGGGACTGAGCAATTATCTTGGCAGTAATTATGCGGATTTCATTCAGATGGATGCAGTGTTAAACGAGGGTAACTCGGGCGGTGCCCTGGTGGACAGCAATGGCACCTTGGTGGGCATTAATAACGCCAACTTTAAAACCTTAGACAGCCACCGTCGGGTGAAGGATGTGGCCGGGATATTCTTTGCGGTGCCTTATGAGCTAGCCAAACGGGTGATGGACGATATTATCGCCCATGGTCGGGTGATCCGTGGCTATCTGGGCATCGGTGCCGAAGAGGTTCCGGGCCAACCGGGCATTCTGGTCACCGGCGTGGATCCCACCGGCCCGGCCGCTCAAGGCGGACTTCGCCCCGAAGATATTCTGCTAAAGCTCAACAATCAACCCATTGAGAGCGCTCACAGCGCCATGGACCAGGTAGCAGAAACTCAGCCGGGCACAGAGGTTGAGTTTGAGTTACTAAGAGGCGGGAGCACCCATAAGGTTGCGGTCACCATCGCCGAATTACAGAGCGGTTAA
- the murA gene encoding UDP-N-acetylglucosamine 1-carboxyvinyltransferase, with protein sequence MEKLSITGNGPLSGDVTISGAKNAALPLLIASLLTDQPCIFSNVPSLRDVKTSLALLEQLGAKVAFEKGQAKIDASGVDNLVAPYELVKTMRASILVLGPMLAKFGQAQVSLPGGCAIGARPVNLHLTGLEQLGAKIEVEAGYITASVDGRLKGANIFMDLVSVGATENLMMAAVLAEGTTTIENAAREPEIVDLANCLNAMGAKVSGAGSDKIIIEGVAKLSGCQHAVLPDRIETGTFLVAAAATRGHIRCLNAAPRTLEAVISKLREAGAQVDTGDDWIELNMADRQPKAVNIRTAPHPGFPTDMQAQFVALNCVANGTGVVAETIFENRFMHVPELHRMGADIELEANSAVCKGNSKLKGAQVMATDLRASASLVIAGLVARGETIVDRIYHLDRGYEQIEVKLGGLGAKIRRIKE encoded by the coding sequence ATGGAAAAATTATCGATAACCGGCAACGGCCCTCTGTCAGGTGATGTCACTATATCAGGGGCGAAGAACGCCGCCTTACCATTGCTGATTGCCAGCCTGCTAACAGACCAGCCCTGTATCTTTTCCAATGTGCCCTCTCTGAGAGATGTAAAAACCAGTTTGGCTTTATTGGAACAGCTGGGAGCCAAGGTTGCATTTGAGAAGGGACAAGCAAAGATCGACGCCTCTGGCGTGGACAACCTGGTAGCCCCTTACGAGCTGGTTAAAACCATGCGGGCCTCAATTCTGGTATTGGGTCCCATGCTGGCCAAATTCGGCCAGGCTCAGGTCTCGCTGCCCGGAGGGTGCGCCATTGGGGCTCGCCCGGTCAATCTGCATTTGACTGGTTTGGAGCAGCTTGGTGCGAAGATCGAGGTTGAAGCCGGTTATATTACGGCATCAGTGGATGGTCGCCTGAAAGGCGCCAACATCTTCATGGATCTGGTGTCTGTGGGAGCCACGGAGAACCTGATGATGGCGGCGGTGCTTGCAGAAGGCACAACCACCATTGAAAACGCCGCCCGTGAGCCTGAAATTGTCGATCTGGCCAACTGCCTGAATGCCATGGGCGCCAAGGTGAGTGGGGCGGGAAGCGATAAGATCATCATCGAAGGCGTGGCCAAACTGTCTGGTTGTCAGCATGCCGTATTGCCCGATCGAATCGAAACGGGCACATTCCTGGTAGCCGCTGCGGCCACCAGAGGTCATATTCGTTGTCTTAATGCCGCGCCCCGTACACTGGAAGCGGTGATCAGTAAGCTGCGAGAGGCAGGAGCACAGGTGGATACCGGCGATGACTGGATCGAGCTCAATATGGCAGATCGTCAACCAAAGGCCGTCAATATTCGCACGGCTCCGCATCCAGGATTTCCGACTGATATGCAGGCCCAATTTGTCGCCTTAAACTGTGTGGCCAATGGCACGGGAGTGGTGGCCGAAACCATCTTCGAGAATCGCTTTATGCATGTGCCGGAGTTACATCGCATGGGTGCCGACATTGAGCTTGAGGCTAACAGTGCGGTCTGCAAAGGCAATTCTAAGCTTAAGGGAGCGCAGGTCATGGCGACCGATTTAAGAGCGTCGGCTAGCCTAGTGATCGCCGGCTTGGTGGCCCGAGGGGAAACCATTGTCGATCGTATCTATCATCTGGATCGCGGCTATGAGCAGATCGAAGTTAAGCTTGGGGGCTTGGGTGCCAAGATTCGGCGCATTAAAGAATAG
- a CDS encoding BolA family protein, whose product MHDQIKALLNEALTLDEVHVSGEGATFQVIAVGNVFDGVSRVKKQQLVYKPLSALIADGSIHALTIKAFTPEQWQRERKLLMPE is encoded by the coding sequence ATGCATGATCAGATAAAAGCATTACTGAATGAGGCTCTGACGCTGGATGAAGTCCATGTGTCCGGTGAAGGTGCCACCTTTCAGGTTATCGCCGTTGGTAATGTCTTCGACGGTGTCTCCCGAGTTAAGAAGCAACAACTGGTATACAAGCCCCTGTCAGCGTTGATCGCCGACGGCAGCATTCATGCCCTGACCATCAAGGCGTTTACTCCCGAACAATGGCAGCGTGAACGCAAGCTGTTAATGCCGGAGTAG
- a CDS encoding STAS domain-containing protein produces MSQVELVEQGEGQFQLKGQLNRDTVVSLPASPEAFWQQDSVSIDLGALEHTDTAGLAWLLALVAESREQKTELTYQSVPELLLKLAKISDVDRLLPLQ; encoded by the coding sequence ATGAGTCAGGTAGAGCTGGTGGAGCAGGGCGAGGGGCAATTCCAGCTCAAGGGGCAACTGAATCGGGACACGGTGGTCAGTTTGCCTGCCTCGCCGGAGGCGTTTTGGCAGCAAGACTCAGTCAGTATCGATCTGGGTGCTCTGGAGCATACGGATACTGCCGGACTGGCCTGGTTACTGGCGTTGGTGGCGGAGAGTCGAGAGCAGAAAACCGAGCTGACCTATCAATCTGTGCCCGAACTCTTGCTAAAACTGGCAAAAATCAGCGACGTAGACCGCCTTTTACCGTTACAATAG
- a CDS encoding MlaC/ttg2D family ABC transporter substrate-binding protein, protein MKRLMTTTGLIGVLLSMVMAISPAQAQDTENPYQLIQGVADKTFNRIKQQRDTIESNPDHLRTIVEQELLPYVDYKFAALKVLGRHFKSVPREKLGEYIKVFREYLVTTYALAMAQYDEQEVVFQQGMQYDGEKVVTVRALVKEDGRPDIKIAFKVRKDSQTEQWKAYDMVAEGISMLSSKQSEMEPLLRQEGIEAVMAKMREKNEQDINLKREGSKE, encoded by the coding sequence ATGAAACGCTTAATGACGACAACCGGCCTGATTGGAGTGCTACTTTCGATGGTGATGGCCATCAGCCCGGCTCAGGCACAAGATACCGAAAATCCTTATCAGCTTATTCAGGGAGTGGCGGATAAGACGTTTAATCGCATCAAGCAGCAGCGCGATACCATAGAGAGTAACCCCGATCATCTGCGCACCATCGTCGAACAGGAATTGTTACCCTACGTGGACTATAAATTTGCTGCCCTTAAGGTGTTAGGGCGTCACTTTAAATCTGTGCCAAGAGAAAAGTTAGGTGAGTACATTAAGGTGTTTCGCGAATATCTTGTGACGACTTATGCTCTGGCCATGGCTCAGTATGATGAGCAGGAAGTCGTGTTTCAGCAGGGTATGCAATACGATGGCGAAAAGGTCGTGACCGTGCGCGCGCTGGTGAAAGAAGATGGACGACCTGATATCAAGATTGCCTTCAAGGTCCGTAAAGACAGCCAGACCGAGCAATGGAAAGCTTACGACATGGTGGCCGAAGGCATCAGCATGCTCTCCAGTAAGCAAAGTGAAATGGAGCCTCTTTTACGCCAGGAAGGTATTGAAGCCGTGATGGCTAAGATGCGCGAGAAAAACGAGCAGGACATTAACCTGAAGCGAGAGGGCAGCAAGGAATGA
- the mlaD gene encoding outer membrane lipid asymmetry maintenance protein MlaD, with the protein MNSRKIEIFVGLFVALAVAAAVMLALKVADTSVSTDGETYTLKAKFDNVGGLKVRAPVKVGGVVIGRVGDISLDKNNFTPVVTMVISADYNEFPETSSASILTSGLLGEQYIGLQPGFSFGEDDGMLEDGDFIADTKSALVLEELIGQFLFSQGND; encoded by the coding sequence ATGAACTCAAGGAAAATTGAAATATTCGTGGGGCTGTTTGTGGCGCTGGCAGTGGCGGCAGCGGTTATGCTGGCTCTGAAAGTGGCCGATACCAGTGTTAGCACCGATGGTGAAACTTACACATTAAAAGCCAAGTTCGATAACGTCGGTGGGTTAAAGGTCCGAGCGCCAGTTAAAGTCGGTGGGGTGGTGATCGGCCGGGTTGGTGACATCAGTCTGGACAAGAATAATTTTACCCCGGTCGTTACCATGGTGATCTCGGCCGATTACAACGAGTTTCCAGAGACCAGCTCGGCGTCTATTCTGACTTCTGGTCTGCTGGGCGAGCAATACATCGGCCTGCAGCCCGGTTTCTCATTCGGTGAGGATGACGGCATGCTTGAAGATGGTGACTTTATCGCCGATACGAAATCCGCTTTGGTATTGGAAGAGCTGATCGGCCAATTCCTGTTCAGTCAGGGTAACGACTAA